From Montipora foliosa isolate CH-2021 chromosome 6, ASM3666993v2, whole genome shotgun sequence, a single genomic window includes:
- the LOC138007976 gene encoding ceramide synthase 1-like, with amino-acid sequence MEVGFFETFSKIYHHCWLEWETNGPTRTFLIDFINELSIYGFISTYDIFLCVALGVVFTILRYLLNIAVFKPFFSWCRVPEKELTKSPESAFKFLYYTVVYSYTCYLLFNGKYNFFQDSAYCWKGWYKGMPIEQDIYVLYVVQAGFYLHAVYATVFMDQWRQDFILMLLHHVVTIALIAFSFAVRYHKIGILVLFLHDVCDVFLEFAKLCVAFKMRDGKYHLIPDVLAGVSFTFFTLSWLYCRLYLYPLKVLFICGCGGRVHVPTAPFYFFFNPLLWSLLLMNLWWFQYIVLLLVRIVAGNSGLEDTREIEKHEMTNAKVFENGDSLAVSHALHNYNDDIKRVDDNVTEKDRKEQFRRRQPRTKPANP; translated from the exons ATGGAGGTTGGATTCTTTGAGACTTTCAGCAAAATATATCATCATTGCTGGCTCGAATGGGAAACAAATGGCCCAACAAGGACATTTTTAATAGATTTCATCAATGAACTTTCCATCTATGGCTTTATATCAACATACGACATCTTCCTTTGCGTTGCTCTCGGCGTAGTTTTCACCATCTTACGATATTTACTGAACATAGCAGTCTTCAAG CCTTTCTTCAGTTGGTGTAGGGTCCCAGAGAAAGAACTGACAAAATCTCCTGAAAGTGCTTTCAAGTTTTTATACTACACTGTGGTTTATTCCTATACCTGCTATCTGTTATTTAATggaaaatataacttttttCAAGACTCTGCTTATTGTTGGAAAG GTTGGTACAAGGGCATGCCAATTGAACAAGACATATATGTCCTATATGTGGTACAAGCTGGATTTTATCTCCATGCTGTCTATGCCACAGTTTTTATGGATCAGTGGAGACAAGATTTCATTCTAATGCTTTTACACCATGTTGTCACTATAGCACTTATTGCCTTCTCTTTTGCTGTCAG ATATCACAAAATTGGTATTTTGGTACTATTTCTTCATGATGTCTGTGATGTTTTTCTGGAGTTTGCAAAACTTTGTGTGGCTTTCAAGATGCGTGATGGAAAGTATCATCTTATTCCGGATGTCCTAGCTGGTGTTAGTTTTACCTTTTTTACATTATCATG GCTTTATTGTCGTCTTTACCTCTACCCACTGAAAGTGCTCTTCATTTGTGGATGTGGAGGGCGTGTTCATGTACCAACAGCACCCTTTTACTTTTTCTTCAATCCCTTGCTGTGGAGTTTACTTCTCATGAACCTCTGGTGGTTTCAATACATAGTTTTGCTGCTTGTTCGTATTGTCGCTGGTAATAGTGGCTTGGAAGACACTCGTGAAATTGAAAAGCATGAAATGACCAATGCAAAAGTATTTGAAAATGGGGATAGTTTGGCTGTCAGTCATG
- the LOC138007977 gene encoding sulfide:quinone oxidoreductase, mitochondrial-like — MFMVRYLNVPYRLGARAFSTSFERKSKQNFQFVVVGGGSGGLSISATLCRKYPHATAIIEPSENHYYQPLWTLVGGGIERLEESVRPTGSLIPPGCTWFKSKVVEFNPDKNIVVTADGKEIGYEFLIVAVGLQLRFDKVVGLERALGTPGVGSNYSPLTVNDTWKAIQNFQEGNAIFTVPNTPIKCLGAPQKIMYLAEAYFREHGVRDKATVMFNTSLDKIFGVKKYADSLMSIVKKRDIQLNFKRNLIEIRPETKEAIFQILDDRPQTETKLETYKYEMIHVTPPMGPPDCLRGSPISDSSGFVDVDKITMRHKKYPNIFAIGDCANSPNGKTAAAVAGQTGVVKANLFALLDGKPMPAQYDGYTSCPLVTGYSKLILAEFDYNGNPLETFPFDQGKERYSMYYMKKDILPEVYWNGLVRGLWPGVSPLRKTLHLGLKD, encoded by the exons ATGTTTATGGTCAGATATTTAAATGTGCCCTACAGACTAGGTGCCCGGGCTTTCAGCACATCATTTGAAAGGAAATCGAAGCAGAATTTTCAGTTCGTCGTGGTTGGCGGTGGATCAGGGGGTCTTTCTATTTCAGCCACACTATGTCGAAAATATCCCCATGCCACCGCTATTATTGAACCCTCCGAG AATCATTATTATCAACCGCTTTGGACTTTAGTGGGAGGCGGTATTGAACGCTTGGAGGAATCAGTGCGACCGACTGGCAGTCTTATACCACCTGGTTGTACTTGGTTTAAAAGTAAAGTTGTGGAATTCAACCCTGACAAGAATATTGTTGTCACAGCTGATGGAAAAGAG ATTGGTTATGAATTTCTGATTGTGGCTGTTGGCCTTCAGCTGAGATTTGATAAG GTTGTTGGTCTTGAGCGAGCATTAGGGACGCCAGGTGTAGGGAGTAATTACTCTCCCTTGACAGTTAATGACACTTGGAAGGCCATACAAAATTTCCAAGAAGGAAATGCAATTTTTACTGTGCCAAATACCCCTATCAAATGTTTGGGTGCTCCACAGAAAATCATGTATTTGGCAGAAGCTTACTTCAGAGAG CATGGTGTCCGAGACAAAGCAACTGTGATGTTTAACACATCCTTGGACAAGATCTTTGGTGTAAAGAAATATGCAGATTCCTTGATGAGTATAGTTAAGAAAAGGGATATACAGCTGAACTTCAAAAGGAACTTGATTGAAATCAGACCAGAAACAAAGGAAGCTATCTTTCAGATCCTGGATGACCGTCCACAAACTGAGACGAAGTTGGAAACTTACAAG TATGAAATGATTCATGTAACACCTCCCATGGGACCACCAGATTGCCTACGTGGAAGTCCTATCTCTGACAGCAGCGGATTTGTAGATGTTGACAAGATCACCATGAGACACAAAAAGTATCCAAATATATTTGCCATCGGTGATTGCGCCAATTCACCCAATGGAAAGACTGCTGCAGCTGTTGCTGGTCAGACTGGTGTGGTTAAAGCAAACCTGTTTGCTCTACTTGATGGAAAGCCCATGCCAGCTCAG TACGATGGATACACGTCATGTCCTCTTGTCACTGGTTACAGCAAACTCATCCTGGCTGAATTTGACTACAACGGTAACCCCCTGGAGACTTTTCCTTTTGATCAAGGAAAG gaGCGGTATTCAATGTACTACATGAAGAAAGATATTCTCCCTGAAGTCTACTGGAATGGATTAGTCCG GGGCCTTTGGCCAGGAGTTTCACCGCTTAGGAAGACTCTTCATTTGGGATTGAAGGATTAG